From a region of the Coffea arabica cultivar ET-39 chromosome 3e, Coffea Arabica ET-39 HiFi, whole genome shotgun sequence genome:
- the LOC113737193 gene encoding protein DMP2-like, with protein sequence MATQTTSNTASSSSSVGSIKDKTFTGVGNLIRLLPTGTVFLYQFLNPILTNNGSCSNTNKYVSSVLFALCGISCLISTFTDSYRDDQGNIHYGIATFKGFWPTSGASSSVDFKSYRLQIGDFVHATLSLIVFSVLSLLDNNTVECFYPSFESTQKALLKAMPPVIGSVAAAVFVAFPNKRHGIGYPSDSSSSSTSTTSSGVQPSNAEQKA encoded by the coding sequence ATGGCCACACAAACCACATCCAATACTGCTTCCTCAAGCTCTAGCGTTGGTAGCATCAAGGACAAAACATTCACCGGTGTTGGAAACCTGATTAGGCTTCTTCCCACGGGGACTGTTTTCCTGTACCAATTTCTGAACCCAATTTTAACCAACAATGGCAGCTGTAGCAATACAAACAAGTATGTCTCAAGCGTACTTTTCGCGCTTTGTGGGATCTCTTGTTTAATCTCAACATTCACTGATAGTTACAGAGATGATCAGGGAAATATTCATTATGGGATTGCAACGTTTAAAGGGTTTTGGCCAACTTCAGGTGCAAGTTCATCAGTGGACTTCAAATCATACAGGCTTCAAATTGGAGATTTTGTTCATGCTACACTTTCCCTGATCGTGTTTTCCGTTCTTTCCTTGTTGGATAACAACACAGTTGAGTGCTTTTATCCTTCCTTTGAGTCTACTCAAAAGGCTTTGTTAAAGGCCATGCCTCCTGTCATCGGCTCAGTTGCTGCTGCTGTTTTTGTTGCCTTCCCCAACAAGCGCCATGGCATAGGTTACCCTTCAGATTCAAGTTCGAGTTCAACTTCAACCACTTCAAGTGGAGTCCAGCCATCAAATGCCGAGCAGAAGGCTTAA